A genomic stretch from Hemicordylus capensis ecotype Gifberg chromosome 1, rHemCap1.1.pri, whole genome shotgun sequence includes:
- the LRRC4C gene encoding leucine-rich repeat-containing protein 4C: MLNKMTLHPQQIMIGPRFNRALFDPLLVVLLALQLLVVAGLVRAQTCPSVCSCSNQFTKVICVRKNLREVPDAISTNTRLLNLHENQIQIIKVNSFKHLRHLEVLQLSRNHIRTIEIGAFNGLANLNTLELFDNRLSTIPNGAFGYLSKLKELWLRNNPIESIPSYAFNRIPSLRRLDLGELKRLSYISEGAFEGLSNLRYLNLAMCNLREIPNLTPLVKLDELDLSGNHLTAIKPGSFQGLMHLQKLWLIQSQIQVIERNAFDNLQSLVEINLAHNNLTLLPHDLFTPLRLERIHLHHNPWNCNCDILWLSWWIKDKAPSNTACCARCNTPPSLKGRYIGELDLNYFTCYAPVIVEPPTDLNVTEGMAAELKCRASTSLTSISWITPNGSVITHGAYRVRISVLSDGTLNFTRVTVQDTGLYTCLVSNSVGNTTASATLNVTAQECITYFSTITVETVEPSQDEPRTTEQVWPTPVTEWSTTNATTSLTPQSTRSTEKTFTIPVTDSINGIPGIDEVMKTTKIIIGCFVAITLMAAVMLVIFYKMRKQHHRQNHHAPTRTVEIINVDDELTGDTPIESHLPMPAIEHEHLNHYNSYKSPFNHTTTVNTINSIHSSVHEPLLIRMNSKDNVQETQI, from the coding sequence ATGTTGAACAAGATGACCTTACATCCACAGCAGATAATGATAGGTCCTAGGTTTAACAGGGCCCTATTTGACCCCTTGCTTGTGGTGCTGCTGGCTCTTCAACTTCTCGTGGTGGCTGGTTTGGTTAGAGCTCAAACTTGCCCTTCTGTCTGTTCCTGCAGCAATCAGTTCACCAAAGTAATTTGTGTGAGGAAGAATCTGAGAGAGGTCCCTGATGCCATCTCCACCAATACACGGTTATTGAATCTCCATGAGAACCAGATCCAAATAATTAAAGTGAATAGCTTCAAACACTTGAGGCATCTAGAAGTCTTGCAGCTGAGCAGGAATCACATTAGAACAATTGAAATAGGGGCCTTCAATGGTCTGGCTAATCTCAACACTTTGGAACTCTTTGACAATCGTCTTAGCACCATTCCTAATGGAGCTTTTGGGTACTTGTCAAAACTGAAGGAGCTCTGGTTGCGAAACAACCCCATTGAAAGTATCCCTTCTTATGCGTTTAACAGAATCCCCTCCCTGCGAAGGTTGGATTTGGGGGAATTAAAAAGGCTTTCATATATCTCAGAAGGTGCCTTTGAAGGCCTGTCCAATTTGAGGTATTTGAACCTTGCTATGTGCAACCTTCGAGAGATCCCTAACCTCACACCACTTGTGAAATTGGATGAGCTAGATCTTTCTGGGAACCACTTAACTGCTATCAAGCCAGGGTCCTTTCAAGGATTAATGCACCTTCAAAAACTGTGGCTGATCCAATCCCAGATTCAAGTGATTGAAAGGAATGCCTTTGATAACCTCCAGTCACTAGTAGAGATCAACCTGGCCCACAACAATCTAACACTACTGCCTCATGACCTTTTCACACCTCTCCGTCTAGAAAGAATCCACCTGCATCACAACCCTTGGAACTGCAACTGTGACATCTTGTGGCTCAGCTGGTGGATTAAAGATAAAGCACCCTCCAACACTGCATGCTGTGCCCGTTGCAACACTCCTCCTAGCTTGAAAGGAAGGTACATCGGTGAGCTGGACCTGAATTACTTCACGTGCTACGCTCCTGTGATTGTGGAGCCACCAACAGACCTCAACGTCACTGAAGGCATGGCTGCGGAGCTGAAATGTCGAGCATCAACATCTCTGACCTCTATATCTTGGATTACTCCAAATGGGTCTGTAATAACACATGGGGCTTATAGGGTTCGGATTTCTGTGCTCAGTGATGGCACATTAAATTTTACGAGGGTGACCGTACAAGACACAGGCTTGTATACATGCTTGGTGAGTAACTCTGTTGGGAATACCACAGCTTCTGCAACACTCAATGTAACCGCACAGGAGTGTATTACTTATTTTTCAACCATCACAGTAGAAACTGTGGAACCTTCTCAGGATGAGCCGCGGACCACAGAGCAGGTTTGGCCCACACCAGTCACTGAATGGAGCACGACCAATGCAACAACCTCTCTCACACCACAGAGCACAAGGTCAACAGAAAAAACATTCACCATTCCTGTGACGGATTCAATCAATGGGATTCCAGGAATAGATGAGGTTATGAAGACTACCAAAATCATAATTGGTTGTTTTGTGGCAATCACTCTCATGGCAGCAGTGATGTTGGTCATTTTCTACAAAATGAGAAAACAACATCATCGGCAAAACCATCATGCTCCAACACGAACTGTGGAGATCATTAATGTGGATGATGAGCTTACAGGTGACACACCCATAGAAAGTCATTTGCCCATGCCAGCAATAGAGCATGAGCACCTAAATCATTATAACTCTTATAAGTCTCCTTTCAACCACACAACAACAGTTAACACAATAAATTCAATACACAGTTCAGTGCATGAACCATTATTGATCCGAATGAACTCAAAAGACAATGTGCAAGAGACTCAGATCTAA